The window CTGCGGCGGGTGGTGACCGGCCGCGGCACGTCCGGCGCCTGCCTGACCCGCCTTCGCGGCACGGCCCGCAGCACGGGGGCGAGCAGGTAGCCGATGGCGCCGCCCGCGGTGTTCGCGAGGAGGTCGTCGACGTCGAAGAGCCGGTACGGGCACCCGAACAGGCCCCAGACGGCGGTCAGCTGGGTGAACTCGATGAACAGCGACACCACGGCGGCGCTGCCGACCACGGTGACCGGGCCCCGCCGGAACAGCACCCTGCCGAACATCCCCAACGGGACGAACAGGGCGACGTTGAAGACGAACTGCTGCACCGCCGGGTTGTGCAGGGTCGCCCGGATACCGCTGCCGACCTGGTCGGCGCGGATGTCGCGGAGGAACTGCAGCGGCCGCAGCTGCGGGTGGTCGACCGCGTGCGCGGCGCACCACGCGGCCGTGGTGTCGGGGACGGGCAGCAGCGTGTAGGTCCACAAGGCGAGCGCGTAAACCAACAAGCCGAACGCGAGGAACGCGTGTCCGAGGCCGAATTCCCCGCGCCGCCGATAGCTCCACGCCACGTAAGGCAGCACCAGCAGGAACGCCAGGACCGTCCCGCCAAGGAAGGCGAGGATCGCGGAGAGCTGAGGATCGGTCACCCGGCGTAACTTAATCGCCGGATCTGGAAACCGCCTGTCGTGCGGGCGGGCTCAGGTCCTGGACCTGGCCCGCCCGCACGCGGGTCAGGCGTCGCCGTCGAACAGGGACGTGACCGAGCCGTCCTCGAAGACCTGCTGGATGGCCCGGGCGAGCAGCGGCGCGATCGACAGCACCGTCATCTGCGGGTAGCGCTTCTCGTCCGGGATCGGCAGCGTGTTGGTGAAGATGATCTCCTTCGCCCCGCACTCCGACAGCCGCTCGCGGGCCGGGCCCGACAGCACGCCGTGGGTGGCGGCGATGACGACGTCGGCGGCGCCCTCGTCGAGGAGCTGGCTGACCGCCTTGGCGATCGTGCCGCCGGTGTCGACCATGTCGTCGATCACCACGCACAGCCTGCCCTCGACCTCACCGACCACGCGGTTGGCCACGACCTCGTTGGGCCGCAGCGGGTCGCGGGTCTTGTGGATGAACGCGATCGGCGTGCCGCCCAGGTCGTCGGCCCACTTCTCGGCCAGCTTGGTGCGGCCCGCGTCCGGCGAGACCACGGTGATGTTCGACGCCGGGTAGTTCTCCTTGATGTAGCGCGAAAGGAGCGTCTGCCCGAAGAGGTGGTCGACCGGGCCGTCGAAGAAGCCCTGGATCTGCGCGGTGTGCAGGTCGACCGTCATGATCCGGTCGGCGCCCGCGGTCTTGAACAGGTCGGCGATCAGGCGCGCGGAGATCGGCTCGCGGCCCTTGTGCTTCTTGTCCTGCCGGGCGTACGGGTAGAACGGCATGATCACGGTGATCCGCTTGGCGCTCGCCCGCTTGAGCGCGTCGACCATGATCAGCTGTTCCATGACCCACTGGTTGATCGGCGCGCAGGCGCTCTGCATCACGAAGGCGTCGCAGCCGCGGACCGACTCCTCGAACCGGACGAAGATCTCGCCGTTGGCGAAGTCGTAGGCCGACTGCGGGGTGATCGTCGTGTTGAGGTGCTTGGCCACCTCTTCGGCGAGCTCGGGGTGGGCTCGGCCGGAGAACAGCATGAGGTTCTTCTTCGGGACCCCGGATTTGGTGCTCATGAACGACCCTCGCTGTTCTGCTCGTCCTGCGTGCGGGCCTTGGCCCGTTCCGCGGCCTCAGCGGCCGCGGTACCCGGGCGGCGATTGACCACCCAGTCGTCGAAGTTGCGCTGCGGCCCGCCGGAGACGGCCAGCGCGCCGGGCGGCACGTTGCGCCGGATGACGGTGCCCGCGCCGGTGTAGGCGCCGTCGCCCACGGTCACCGGGGCGACGAACATGTTGTCCGACCCCGTGCGCACGTGGGACCCGACGACGGAGCGGTGCTTGGCCACGCCGTCGTAGTTGACGAACACGCTGGCGGCGCCGATGTTGCTGTGCTCGCCGATCGTGGCATCGCCCACATAGGACAGATGGGGGACCTTGGACCCCTCGCCGATCTCGGAGTTCTTGACCTCGACGAACGTGCCGATCTTGCCCTTGGCGCCGAGCTTGGTGCCGGGCCGAAGGTAGGCGAACGGGCCGACGGCGGCGTCCGCGCCGATCTCCGCGCCGCTGCCGTGCGTGCGCACGACGGTCGCGCCCGCGCCGACGATGACGTCGGTCAGCGTGGTGTCGGGGCCGACAGTGGCGCCTTCGCCGATCGTGGTGGCGCCCTTGAGCTGGGTGTTCGGCTCGATCAGGACATCACGGGCCAGCTCGACGCCCGCCTCGATCCAGGTGGTGGCCGGGTCGGTGACCGTCACGCCCGCGCGCATCCAGCCCTCGACGACCCGGCGGTTCAGCTCGGCGCCAAGGCGGGCGAGTTGCACCCGGTCGTTGACTCCCTCGACCAGCCACGGGTCGTCGCACACCAGCGCGCCCACCCGGCGTCCGTCGCCGCGGGCGATGCCCAGCACGTCGGTCAAGTAGAGCTCGCCCTGGGCGTTGTCGGTCGAGAGCCTGGACAGGCCGTCGACCAGGACCTCCGCGTCGAACGCGTAGACACCGGAGTTGACCTCGGTGATCTTGAGCTGCTCGGCGCTCGCGTCCTTGTGCTCGACGATGCCGCTGACCGACTCGTCGCCCGCGCGCACGATCCGGCCGTAGCCGGTCGGGTCCGGGATGTTCGCGGTGAGGACGGTGACGGCGTTGCCGCGCGCGGCGTGCTCGTCGAGCAGGGCGGTGAGCGTGGCGGTGTCGAGCAGCGGCACGTCGCCGTAGGTGACCAGGACCGTGCCGGTCAGCTTCGCGGGCAGCGGCGCCAGGCCGCACGAGACGGCGTGGCCGGTGCCGTCCTGGGTCTCCTGGACGGCGACGGTGACGTCGCGGCCGAGGTCTTTGCCGACCGACTCCAGGTGCGCGCCGACGGCGTCGCGGCCATGGCCGAGGACCACGACCAAGTGCTCCGGCTTGAGGCCCGCGGCGGCCCGCACGGCGTGCTCGACCAGCGGGCGCCCCGCGATCCGGTGCAGCACCTTCGGTGTCGCCGAGCGCATCCGGGTGCCCTCACCCGCGGCCAGGATCACTGTGCTGACCTGACCGAGACGCGCTCGGTCCGGGGTGGTCGCGGACATCGCTCTCCCTCGTTTGGCTAAACGACAGGCGCGGGTCGGCTCCGGCAGGTAAACGGATCGACTCCGGCCGGGAGTCGATCCTACGTGGTCTCCGGGACGACCCACGAACGGTCATCCACAGGGGCGACCAGCTCGGGTCGGGGCCGCTCCGGCTCGCCCTCGCCCGCGGTGATCGCCACGATGTCGTTGCCGCCGCCACGCTTCGCCTGGTACATGGCCGCGTCCGCCCTCGCCAGGGCTCGCACGGCGGTCTCCTGGGGGCGCAGGGACACCACGCCGATCGACAGCGTCACACCGTGGGACAAATCATTCGGCAGGTTCGCCACAGCGTTGACCGCGCGGCGCAGCGCGGCCTCCGCGGCGTAGAGCGGGGCGCCGGGGAGCAGGACGATGAACTCGTCGCCGCCGTAGCGGGCGACCATGTCGCTCCCGCGAAGAGCGTCACGCAACGTGCTGGCGACAACGCGCAGGACGTCGTCGCCCTCGGCGTGCGACATCCGGTCGTTGACGCCCTTGAAGCCATCGAGATCGACCAGCGCGATGGCCAGCGGATGGTTGTTGGGCGAGGTCGACAGCGTCTCCAGGCGCTCATCAAGCGCGCGCCGGTTCGGCAGGCCGGTGAGCGGGTCCTGCAGGGCCTGCCGGGCGATCGCGCCGTGCATCCTGGAGAGCCGCTCGTGCTCGCGGCGGGTGTTCAGGGTGGCGATCCGCGACTCGCGCATGTCCCAGAGCTGCGCCTCCAGCTCGGTCGCGTAGTGCTCCAGCGCGCCCGTGGTCCGCTCGCCGCCCTCCGGTCCGGACAGCCGCGCGTACTCGCGGATCAGGCACAGCCGCAGGGTCGGCTCGGCGGCCTCCTGGTACATCCGCGACCGCGCGTCGGCGAGCACCGAGACGGCCTCTTCCTCGCGGCCCTCGTGCTCCAGGCAGCGGGCCAGCGCGATCGCGACGATGACCAGCTCGCGCGGGTAGCTGCCGGAGTCGAGCAGGTGGCGCAGGCGGTCGATGTGCGCGGCGGACGGCTGGGCGAGCGCGAGGGCGGCGCCGACGATCGGGTCCTGGTCGGCGGCCGAGCGGCTCGGGTCGCGCGGGAACAGCGACTCGCGGAACGGCGCCTCGATGGCCACGGCGATCGCGGCGGCCGTGGCGAACCGCTCGGCGGCGCGCTCGTCCTCGCCGATGCGCTCCAGCCGCAGGCCCCAGCCCAGCAGCAGGCGCGCGCGGTTCATCAGGTGCACGGCGATCAGGTGGGGTCCCGCGCTGGCCCGGATGCACTTGTGCGCCCGGGTCATCACCTGGTCGGCGACTTCGTAGACGCCGAGCTGGGTGAGCACGGTCCCGATGTCCATCAGGGTGGACGCCATGATCATGTCCCAGGTGCGGCCACCGAGCATGACGTCCGGGGTGATGTCCTCGTCGAGCATGGCCAGGGCCACGGCGGCCTCGGTCAGCGCGGCGTCCTCGGCACCGGCGAGGAGGAGCCTGCGTCCGCGCAGCGCGTGCGCGTCGGCCTGCAGGACGAGGAGCCCGTGTCTACGCGTGTGCGCGAGCAGCTCGTCGAGGAGGGGCTCGGCGGAGTCGGCCAGCTCGTTGTTGACCACGCGGACCGCGACGGCGGAACGCAGGAGCTGGGCGACCATCCGCGGCTCACCGCGGTGCTGCGCCTCGGCGAGCAGGCGGTCGACCTCGTCGGTGTACTTCAGCCGTTCGGGGACCGAGGTGGTCTGGATGATGGCGAGCAACTCGCGAGCGCGACCGACCAGCCAGGCGTCGGAGCGCTCCTCCAACGCGGGCAGATCCGGCTCGACCCGCTGCTCGTCGTCCACGAAGGCTGGTGCACCCCTTTTCGAGGTCCGGTAATACGTCCACCTATCGCTTGCTTCACCACTGTCGTCACTGTCACCACTGCTCCGCCGCCAGGATTCGAACCTGAACCATTGGAACCAAAATCCAAGGTGCTGCCTTTACACCACGGCGGATCGCGAGCGGTCTGGCCGCTCGATGGGGACATCGTGGCACGGGTGTCCGCTGGCAGGCAGCAGTACCCGCTGGATTGGTCCCCGCTCGCGTCCGATCGGGTGTTAGCGCCGTCACAAGTCTTATAACCAGTGACCGGATGGATGCTGAGCGTTTCTTGCCGGATCAACATCATCGGTGTCGACAACGGGGCATACGTCGAAATTGGAGGTCTCGGCACTGGCCTGCCCGGGTAGCCCGTCCTTACGCTGTCGTAAGTTACGGCTCCGTAGGCGAGGGTCGCCTCACCTACGGCTGGCGGAAGGAGCGGACACCCATGACGACCACGGCGGACCCGAAAGTCGGCGGCGGCTCCAAGCCCATCATCGAGGGCAGGCGCAACCTCGCGACCCGGATCGCGGTGTACATCTTCATCCTGGTGCCCTTCGCCGCGCTGATCGCGGCGGTGCCCTTCGCGTGGGGCTGGGGGCTGGGCTGGGTCGACGTCATCCTTGCGGTGTTCTTCTTCTACCTTTCGGGTCTGGGCGTGACTGTGGGTTACCACCGTCTATTCACCCACGGCTCGTTCAAGGCCAACCGGCCGCTGAAGATCACCCTCGCGGTCATGGGCAGCATGGCCGTGCAGAGCCCGCCGATCACCTGGGTCGCCGACCACCGGCGCCACCACGCCTTCTCCGACCGCGAGGGCGACCCGCACTCCCCGTGGCTGTTCGGCACGTCCCCGATGGCCCTGGCCCGCGGGTTCTGGCACGCGCACATGGGCTGGATCTTCGACCACGACGTCACCAACAAGGAGCGCTTCGCGCCCGACCTGATGGCCGACAAGGACATCGTCGCGGTCAACCGGCTGTTCGTCGTGTTCACCGGCCTGACCCTGGTCATGCCCGCCGTCCTGGGCGGGCTGATCACCTGGTCCTGGTGGGGCGCGCTGACCGCGTTCTTCTGGGCGGGCCTGGTGCGCATCGCGATCCTGCACCACGTCACGTGGTCGACGAACTCGATCTGCCACATGATCGGCGACCGCCCCTTCACCAGCCGCGACAAGGCGTCCAACTTCTGGCCCCTGGCGATCCTGAGCTTCGGCGAGTCCTGGCACAACCTGCACCACGCGGACCCGACCTGCGCCCGCCACGGCGTCCAGCGGGGTCAGATCGACACGTCCGCCCGGCTGATCTGGATCTTCGAGAAGCTCGGCTGGGCGACCGACGTCCGCTGGCCCACCGAGGCCCGTCTGGCGAAGATCGCCGCCAAGTAACCCCATCTCGCCTCGCGCTCAGGCCGTGGGCCTCTACTGTTGGTCCGGTGGCCAGGCGTGAACCCAAGACCGATCCGGGACCCGCGGTGGCCCGTGTCCGCATGACGGGCAAGGAGCGCAGGCAGCAGCTCCTCGACGTCGCACGGGCCCTCTTCGCGGAGAAGGGCTTCGACGGCACGTCCATCGAGGAGATCGCTCACCGTGCCAACGTCAGCAAGCCGGTGGTCTATGAACACTTCGGCGGTAAGGAAGGCATCTACGCGGTAGTGGTGGACCGCGAGATGCACTCCCTGATGGACGGCATGACCGACGCGCTTTCCGAAGACGCCCACCCCCGGCTGTTGTTGGAACGCGCCGCGGGCGCCCTGCTCAACTACGTCGAGGGATCGACGGACGGCTTCCGCATCCTCGTCCGCGACTCCCCGGTCGCGTCGGCCACGGGAACGTTCTCCAGCCTGCTCAACGACATCGCCAGCCAGGTGGAGCACATCCTGGGCATCCAGTTCAGCAAGACCGGCTACGAACCGAAGCTGGCGGCGCTCTACGCCCAGGCTTTGGTCGGCATGGTCGCGTTGACCGGGCAGTGGTGGCTGGAGGTGCGCAAACCGAAGAAGAACGAGGTCGCCGCACACCTGGTGAACCTGGCCTGGAACGGACTGTCCAATCTGGAGGGAAAGCCCACCCTCCGCGAACGCTAGCGTGGCGCGTTCCGCATGAGACGAGCCTGCCCTCGGACGCGTGGTCCGAGGGCAGGCTTCGCTCTCAGCGGGTTACTTGACCGAACCCGTGCTCACCTTCGCGTCCACCTTGCGCGCCTGCTTGCTGGTGCGTGCCGTCGACGCCGACATGGCGGCTCCGGGGTCGGAGGTGTACGGGGTCTGCTGGACGAGGAAGTAGGACCCACTCTGATTGAGGAAGAAGATCCGGCACTCGGTCCCCGACACCGAAACGAGGCTGGGGTCCGTCTGCGCTCCCGAATCGAGATTGGTCTCCCAGATACGCCACACATTCGATCCCGGCGCGATCTGGCCGGTCCGGTAGACGTAGTCGTCGTCACCCCGTGCGGCGATCTCGACGATGCCGTGCGGGTTCAGGATGACACTGGGTGAGCCTTTGACGGTGAGACCGCCCACAAGCTGCCAGCCAGTGAATCCGTTCGCGCTCTCCTTCTGGGTGTAAAGGTTGTTGTCCGCGCCTCGCGTGACGACCTGGACGTTGCCGTCCGCGAAGGCCACCCCGCTCGGCACACCGGCCGCCACCAACCCGGTCGTGGCGCGGGCCGCCTGCAGCGTTCCGTTCTGGAACTTGCGAACCTCGACCACGTTGCCGGTCGTGCGATACACGATCTCCGCGCTGTCGCCCGTCGGGATAACGGTGAAGTCGACGGAGATCGCCGAACCCGCGACACCGTCAGCCTGCCGCCACGGCAACAGGTCACCGGTGGTGCTCACCTGCGTGGCGTACCAGAGCTTTCCGGCCGCGTCGATCGAGAACGCGGTGAGCAGACCGCCCGCGCCCTTGACCAACTGTGGGCTGGACACCATCGAGCCGCGGATGTCGGCGGGCGCGTTCCAGTTGAACCCGCCGCTTTGGGTGTAGGTGAAAGCGTCGGCGTTGGTCCGGTTCGCGGCCAGCACGAGCTTCCCGTCGGCACGGAACGTCGCGGACGCCCGACCGGTGAAGGTGACGCCGCCCGCGTCTCCGCCTGCCATTCCCTGGAAGTCGATGAGTTCGGTGCCCTGGTTTCGCTGGACTCCGCGCTTAAGCACACCGAGTTCGTCGACGAAGGCGAACTCCAGGATGTTGTTGGCCGGGTTCAGCAGACCCTGCGGCCGGATGATCGCGGACGCGGGGACGGTAGGCCGGGTCACCGTTGTCGGGTTGAGTGGCGAGCAGGTGTTCGTGGTGGCACTGGCGTTTCGGATGCCGGACCAGCCGGTGGACAGCGCCGCGTACCCGATGGTCCACACGTTCGCCTGCGGGTCGTACCGGTACTCGGCGAGTTGGCCGGTGTCGGAGGTGATGCCGTAGATGATGTCGGCGCCAGGGGAGAAGACCTGGCGGTGGACGTTCCACCCGCCGCCGGCGAGTTGGCGGTTGAACGTGACCCAGCGCTGTGAGACCACGTCGTACTGGTAGCGGAACAGGGTTCCGCCGCCGATCGCCGGGTCACGGGCGTAGAGGACGCCGTTGCCCGCGGCGACGATCAGGTCGTACTTGCCCCAGTCGTTGGCCAGCGTTCGCACGGTCCAGCTCTTGCTGGTTTCGTTGTACTGGTTGACTTCCAGTGTGCCGTTCGACAGCACGTTGTAGATGTTGTTGTTGGAGTCGACCGTGATCCGGTT is drawn from Actinokineospora alba and contains these coding sequences:
- a CDS encoding VanZ family protein; its protein translation is MTDPQLSAILAFLGGTVLAFLLVLPYVAWSYRRRGEFGLGHAFLAFGLLVYALALWTYTLLPVPDTTAAWCAAHAVDHPQLRPLQFLRDIRADQVGSGIRATLHNPAVQQFVFNVALFVPLGMFGRVLFRRGPVTVVGSAAVVSLFIEFTQLTAVWGLFGCPYRLFDVDDLLANTAGGAIGYLLAPVLRAVPRRRVRQAPDVPRPVTTRRRLFGMLLDLVAVVILGGLLQVVAILVSQELLDRQAPPAWVLGTAVPVAVVLLLVPLLGDGATLGQRAVLLRPLGPDGAKPSVGRILVRFLVGSGGYFILTATPWSGLGTLLLLVSGVMAWRPRDHRGLSGVIAGLRVADTRAGVDTGPEVAHRDAAVESGR
- a CDS encoding ribose-phosphate diphosphokinase; its protein translation is MSTKSGVPKKNLMLFSGRAHPELAEEVAKHLNTTITPQSAYDFANGEIFVRFEESVRGCDAFVMQSACAPINQWVMEQLIMVDALKRASAKRITVIMPFYPYARQDKKHKGREPISARLIADLFKTAGADRIMTVDLHTAQIQGFFDGPVDHLFGQTLLSRYIKENYPASNITVVSPDAGRTKLAEKWADDLGGTPIAFIHKTRDPLRPNEVVANRVVGEVEGRLCVVIDDMVDTGGTIAKAVSQLLDEGAADVVIAATHGVLSGPARERLSECGAKEIIFTNTLPIPDEKRYPQMTVLSIAPLLARAIQQVFEDGSVTSLFDGDA
- the glmU gene encoding bifunctional UDP-N-acetylglucosamine diphosphorylase/glucosamine-1-phosphate N-acetyltransferase GlmU, which translates into the protein MSATTPDRARLGQVSTVILAAGEGTRMRSATPKVLHRIAGRPLVEHAVRAAAGLKPEHLVVVLGHGRDAVGAHLESVGKDLGRDVTVAVQETQDGTGHAVSCGLAPLPAKLTGTVLVTYGDVPLLDTATLTALLDEHAARGNAVTVLTANIPDPTGYGRIVRAGDESVSGIVEHKDASAEQLKITEVNSGVYAFDAEVLVDGLSRLSTDNAQGELYLTDVLGIARGDGRRVGALVCDDPWLVEGVNDRVQLARLGAELNRRVVEGWMRAGVTVTDPATTWIEAGVELARDVLIEPNTQLKGATTIGEGATVGPDTTLTDVIVGAGATVVRTHGSGAEIGADAAVGPFAYLRPGTKLGAKGKIGTFVEVKNSEIGEGSKVPHLSYVGDATIGEHSNIGAASVFVNYDGVAKHRSVVGSHVRTGSDNMFVAPVTVGDGAYTGAGTVIRRNVPPGALAVSGGPQRNFDDWVVNRRPGTAAAEAAERAKARTQDEQNSEGRS
- a CDS encoding GGDEF domain-containing protein, whose amino-acid sequence is MDDEQRVEPDLPALEERSDAWLVGRARELLAIIQTTSVPERLKYTDEVDRLLAEAQHRGEPRMVAQLLRSAVAVRVVNNELADSAEPLLDELLAHTRRHGLLVLQADAHALRGRRLLLAGAEDAALTEAAVALAMLDEDITPDVMLGGRTWDMIMASTLMDIGTVLTQLGVYEVADQVMTRAHKCIRASAGPHLIAVHLMNRARLLLGWGLRLERIGEDERAAERFATAAAIAVAIEAPFRESLFPRDPSRSAADQDPIVGAALALAQPSAAHIDRLRHLLDSGSYPRELVIVAIALARCLEHEGREEEAVSVLADARSRMYQEAAEPTLRLCLIREYARLSGPEGGERTTGALEHYATELEAQLWDMRESRIATLNTRREHERLSRMHGAIARQALQDPLTGLPNRRALDERLETLSTSPNNHPLAIALVDLDGFKGVNDRMSHAEGDDVLRVVASTLRDALRGSDMVARYGGDEFIVLLPGAPLYAAEAALRRAVNAVANLPNDLSHGVTLSIGVVSLRPQETAVRALARADAAMYQAKRGGGNDIVAITAGEGEPERPRPELVAPVDDRSWVVPETT
- a CDS encoding acyl-CoA desaturase, whose amino-acid sequence is MTTTADPKVGGGSKPIIEGRRNLATRIAVYIFILVPFAALIAAVPFAWGWGLGWVDVILAVFFFYLSGLGVTVGYHRLFTHGSFKANRPLKITLAVMGSMAVQSPPITWVADHRRHHAFSDREGDPHSPWLFGTSPMALARGFWHAHMGWIFDHDVTNKERFAPDLMADKDIVAVNRLFVVFTGLTLVMPAVLGGLITWSWWGALTAFFWAGLVRIAILHHVTWSTNSICHMIGDRPFTSRDKASNFWPLAILSFGESWHNLHHADPTCARHGVQRGQIDTSARLIWIFEKLGWATDVRWPTEARLAKIAAK
- a CDS encoding TetR/AcrR family transcriptional regulator gives rise to the protein MTGKERRQQLLDVARALFAEKGFDGTSIEEIAHRANVSKPVVYEHFGGKEGIYAVVVDREMHSLMDGMTDALSEDAHPRLLLERAAGALLNYVEGSTDGFRILVRDSPVASATGTFSSLLNDIASQVEHILGIQFSKTGYEPKLAALYAQALVGMVALTGQWWLEVRKPKKNEVAAHLVNLAWNGLSNLEGKPTLRER
- a CDS encoding tachylectin-related carbohydrate-binding protein, whose product is MALIGALAVVGLPLVAGNANVASAAVSLQCTPSVTIFGASTDNTMWINEHNEPETGANSMTGRGNQGGGWSGRVLAGRDGHVFWLPGNGELRRWQWNGSTFHSYELLQEKRWYGWDEPANVNRITVDANNNIYNVLSNGTLEVNIYNETSKNWTVRTLATDWGKYDLIFGSGNGVIYARDPAIGGGTLFRYQYDVANQRWLGYNRQLSGGGWNIHRQVFSPGADIIYGITSDTGQLTAYRYDPHTHTWPNGYTALGTGWATIRNASATTNNCGSTTPADTIVQCKPSVTIFGASTDDKMWINEHNEPETGINDMWGRGNFGGGGWSGRVLAGRDGHVFWLPGNGELRRWQWNGTDFHSYEVLATNRWYGWSDAANVNRITVDSNNNIYNVLSNGTLEVNQYNETSKSWTVRTLANDWGKYDLIVAAGNGVLYARDPAIGGGTLFRYQYDVVSQRWVTFNRQLAGGGWNVHRQVFSPGADIIYGITSDTGQLAEYRYDPQANVWTIGYAALSTGWSGIRNASATTNTCSPLNPTTVTRPTVPASAIIRPQGLLNPANNILEFAFVDELGVLKRGVQRNQGTELIDFQGMAGGDAGGVTFTGRASATFRADGKLVLAANRTNADAFTYTQSGGFNWNAPADIRGSMVSSPQLVKGAGGLLTAFSIDAAGKLWYATQVSTTGDLLPWRQADGVAGSAISVDFTVIPTGDSAEIVYRTTGNVVEVRKFQNGTLQAARATTGLVAAGVPSGVAFADGNVQVVTRGADNNLYTQKESANGFTGWQLVGGLTVKGSPSVILNPHGIVEIAARGDDDYVYRTGQIAPGSNVWRIWETNLDSGAQTDPSLVSVSGTECRIFFLNQSGSYFLVQQTPYTSDPGAAMSASTARTSKQARKVDAKVSTGSVK